The following are from one region of the Anomaloglossus baeobatrachus isolate aAnoBae1 chromosome 1, aAnoBae1.hap1, whole genome shotgun sequence genome:
- the LOC142299319 gene encoding hydroxycarboxylic acid receptor 2-like — protein MVAHTAKKIYTMPMDGSHSFSNHSNDTCCFFEDPVLTNVLPTLLIIIFVLGSIFNGTALWAFFFRVKSWRSSTVYLFNLSIADFFLIICLPFRIDYYLKQKTWIYGDVPCRIMLFMLAMNRAGSIFFLTLVALDRYFKVVHPHHQVNSISVRNAVFVACSIWLIAIAITVFILTEDHTGASIFRDAYCDSFLVCPANSHWHDLLFIIEFFFPLCIVLFCSCSIIWKLRQRNLDKDSKIKRAVKCIILVGVAFFICFLPSVSSRIEILMLQMSSQHNHCSIYKTGETAFFITMCFTYMNSMCNPLLYYLSNPSLRTYYLSIFNQFRIRSSACPKSAFPN, from the coding sequence ATGGTAGCACACACAGCTAAGAAGATTTATACAATGCCAATGGATGGATCGCATTCATTTTCTAACCACAGCAATGACACCTGTTGCTTTTTTGAGGATCCTGTACTGACTAATGTGCTTCCTACGCTTTTGATAATCATTTTTGTGCTAGGATCTATATTTAATGGGACCGCCTTATGGGCTTTCTTCTTTCGTGTCAAGTCTTGGAGATCCAGCACAGtttatctcttcaacctatcaataGCTGATTTTTTCTTGATTATCTGCTTGCCTTTCAGAATAGACTACTATCTGAAGCAGAAGACCTGGATTTATGGAGATGTCCCGTGCAGAATAATGCTTTTTATGCTTGCCATGAACAGGGCAGGTAGCATCTTCTTCCTTACACTTGTTGCCTTGGACCGATATTTTAAAGTGGTCCATCCGCATCATCAAGTCAACTCCATCTCTGTCAGAAATGCCGTTTTTGTTGCTTGTTCCATTTGGCTTATTGCTATAGCCATAACTGTTTTTATTCTTACAGAAGACCACACTGGTGCCAGCATATTCAGGGATGCGTACTGTGACAGTTTTCTTGTGTGTCCAGCCAACTCCCATTGGCATGACCTCCTCTTCATTATTGAGTTTTTTTTCCCTTTGTGCATCGTCCTGTTCTGCTCATGCAGCATCATCTGGAAACTTAGACAAAGGAACTTGGACAAAGATTCAAAGATTAAAAGGGCTGTGAAATGTATCATATTGGTTGGAGTCGCCTTCTTTATATGTTTCCTGCCAAGTGTGTCCTCAAGGATTGAAATCTTAATGCTCCAGATGTCTTCACAACACAACCACTGCAGTATATACAAAACTGGGGAGACGGCTTTCTTTATCACAATGTGCTTTACCTACATGAACAGTATGTGCAATCCTTTACTGTATTACCTCTCTAATCCTTCATTAAGAACTTATTATTTATCCATTTTTAATCAATTCAGAATAAGATCATCCGCTTGTCCAAAATCTGCTTTTCCAAATTGA